Proteins co-encoded in one Sulfurimonas sp. HSL1-2 genomic window:
- a CDS encoding mechanosensitive ion channel family protein — protein MKHFLVLILLGLQLFAAEPFWQQAVAVEAAFYTPRGDANASEAAGVDAKLDAFAALITALKAAPYSVENPVNPFFHPSDADAQLYRLSAKIRINREQGNSLAETRDRLAVQTLKLQQRIYVFFASLAAEWTILDSEALSKRVQDEIDQLQETDIEGDVRAAAEVTEEGEVADALRQNAAALQAHYLFYKELLDYVLLNPQSLQYRSLLQRIRLDSLLTLLNDNAVSAELNTGLRYVNTDVGRLSLFAASLLLAWMVAALLYYRVYRLMQHLITRKEDLTDEMMLNNIESIRRPLFVIILAYGLQVGLEILKHPSSSQEESTLFFFVYLAAFSYIAIRLVDNFFYHLLHQRTALKNRQMRSELVNLILSIIKIVIIITALLFFLVHIGVNITGLVASLGIGGLAVALAAKDTLSNFFGLLKILSDNAFSQGDWIQAGDVEGTVVEIGFISTDIRTFDNALITVPNEKLANVPLKNYNRRKVGRRIKMHVGVTYGSDREALAKAIEAIRQMLLEHPDTVVPGEYDTEMYNRLKKREKRLISVEDKFGIKTSLMVYLDELSASSMDILIYTFTNTVDWEEWLRIKQDIIFKIWEILDAHGLAFAFPSQSLYFDKDNIRDTVEPMFKNQPEK, from the coding sequence ATGAAACATTTTTTGGTTCTGATACTGCTCGGCCTGCAGCTCTTTGCGGCCGAACCGTTCTGGCAGCAGGCCGTTGCCGTCGAAGCGGCGTTCTACACACCGCGCGGCGACGCGAATGCTTCGGAGGCGGCAGGGGTCGATGCAAAGCTCGACGCCTTTGCCGCGTTGATCACTGCCCTGAAGGCGGCCCCCTACAGCGTTGAAAACCCCGTCAACCCCTTTTTCCACCCCTCCGATGCGGACGCGCAGCTCTACCGGCTCTCTGCCAAGATCCGCATCAACCGCGAACAGGGGAACAGCCTGGCCGAAACCCGCGACCGTCTCGCCGTACAGACGCTGAAACTGCAGCAGCGCATCTATGTCTTTTTCGCCTCCCTCGCGGCGGAGTGGACCATCCTCGACAGCGAGGCACTCTCCAAACGGGTCCAGGACGAAATCGACCAGCTCCAAGAGACCGACATTGAAGGGGACGTCCGCGCCGCCGCCGAAGTAACGGAAGAGGGGGAGGTTGCCGATGCCCTGCGCCAAAACGCCGCAGCGCTGCAGGCGCACTACCTTTTCTATAAGGAGCTGCTGGACTACGTCCTGCTCAATCCCCAGAGCCTGCAGTACCGCTCGCTGCTGCAGCGCATCAGGCTCGACAGCCTGCTGACGCTGCTCAATGACAACGCCGTTTCCGCCGAGCTCAACACGGGCCTGCGCTACGTCAACACCGACGTCGGCCGCCTGTCGCTCTTCGCCGCCAGCCTGCTACTCGCCTGGATGGTCGCCGCACTGCTTTATTACCGTGTCTACCGTCTGATGCAGCACCTCATCACCCGCAAGGAGGACCTCACGGACGAGATGATGCTCAACAACATCGAGAGCATCCGGCGGCCGCTCTTTGTTATCATTCTCGCCTACGGCCTGCAGGTGGGGCTGGAGATTCTCAAGCACCCGAGCAGCTCCCAGGAGGAGAGTACCCTCTTCTTCTTTGTCTACCTGGCCGCGTTCAGTTACATCGCCATCCGCCTGGTCGACAACTTCTTCTACCACCTCCTGCATCAGCGCACCGCGCTCAAGAACCGCCAGATGCGCAGCGAACTGGTCAACCTCATCCTCTCGATCATCAAGATCGTCATCATCATCACCGCCCTGCTCTTCTTCCTGGTGCATATCGGCGTCAACATCACCGGCCTCGTCGCCTCGCTCGGTATCGGCGGCCTGGCGGTCGCCCTGGCGGCGAAGGACACGCTGAGCAACTTCTTCGGCCTGCTCAAGATCCTCTCGGACAACGCCTTCTCCCAGGGCGACTGGATCCAGGCGGGGGACGTCGAAGGGACCGTCGTCGAGATCGGCTTCATCAGTACCGACATCCGCACCTTCGACAACGCCCTCATCACCGTGCCGAACGAAAAGCTGGCCAACGTCCCGCTCAAGAACTACAACCGCCGCAAGGTCGGCCGCCGCATCAAGATGCACGTCGGCGTCACCTACGGATCGGACAGGGAAGCGCTGGCCAAGGCCATCGAGGCGATCCGGCAGATGCTGCTCGAACACCCCGATACCGTCGTGCCGGGCGAATATGACACCGAGATGTACAACCGCCTCAAAAAGCGCGAAAAACGCCTCATCTCCGTCGAGGACAAATTCGGCATCAAGACAAGCCTCATGGTCTACCTCGATGAGCTCTCCGCCTCGTCGATGGACATCCTCATCTACACCTTCACCAACACCGTCGACTGGGAGGAGTGGCTCCGGATCAAGCAGGACATCATCTTCAAGATCTGGGAGATCCTCGACGCGCACGGGCTCGCATTCGCCTTCCCGTCGCAGTCGCTCTACTTTGACAAAGACAACATCCGCGATACGGTGGAGCCGATGTTCAAAAATCAACCGGAAAAATAA